A window from Shewanella livingstonensis encodes these proteins:
- a CDS encoding tyrosine-type recombinase/integrase translates to METHEQQRFDFLYEQHLTNLTLQGKRPATIDAYSRAVRRISAYFDCCPDNLSTNDLKRYFADLIASHSWSTVKLDRNGLQFFYRYVLNQHWEWLSIVKPPQVKRLPDILTPAEVSIVISLTHKLRYQVCFLTLYSMGLRLGEAISLHVGDIDSALMQVHIRDAKGGKDRLVPLPQRTLLALRYYWQTHRHPQLLFPGKDGKPDSLMDRGGIQKAMKKVIGDCNIHKSISPHNLRHSYATHLLEQGLDLRSVQHLLGHNSLNTTAKYTRLTQITRKNTVLSINQLTDNLVLKWECDI, encoded by the coding sequence ATGGAAACTCATGAACAACAACGCTTTGATTTTCTTTATGAACAACATCTTACCAATCTAACGCTACAAGGCAAGCGACCCGCCACCATCGATGCGTACAGTCGCGCCGTTAGGCGCATTAGTGCTTATTTTGACTGCTGTCCTGACAACCTTTCAACCAATGATTTGAAGCGGTACTTTGCTGATTTAATTGCTTCTCACTCATGGAGTACCGTTAAACTTGACCGTAATGGGTTACAGTTTTTCTACCGGTATGTGCTTAACCAGCACTGGGAGTGGCTGAGTATTGTTAAGCCACCACAGGTCAAACGCTTACCCGATATTTTGACCCCTGCCGAAGTCTCTATCGTCATTAGTCTCACCCATAAGCTGCGATATCAAGTGTGCTTTTTAACCTTGTACAGTATGGGATTGCGCCTCGGTGAAGCCATTTCATTGCACGTTGGCGATATCGATTCAGCGTTGATGCAGGTGCATATCCGTGACGCCAAAGGCGGCAAAGACAGGCTAGTCCCTTTACCACAGCGCACACTGTTAGCGCTGCGATATTACTGGCAAACTCATCGTCATCCTCAGCTTTTATTTCCTGGTAAAGACGGTAAACCTGACTCACTAATGGACCGTGGTGGTATTCAAAAGGCCATGAAAAAAGTGATTGGCGACTGCAACATTCACAAATCTATCAGCCCGCATAATCTACGTCACAGCTATGCGACTCATCTGCTCGAACAAGGTCTCGATTTACGCTCAGTACAGCATTTACTCGGTCACAACAGCCTCAACACCACGGCAAAGTATACACGTCTCACTCAAATTACCCGTAAGAACACTGTCCTGTCAATTAACCAGCTCACTGATAATTTGGTGCTTAAGTGGGAGTGTGACATATGA
- the ltrA gene encoding group II intron reverse transcriptase/maturase — MITTLNAIAFKAQTHPKHRFQNLYGLLNTDSLYQSWGQLNKQAKPGIDGITMPKYRDKLIENIDRLGQQLKQKCYRVNDIKRIFIPKSNGKLRPLGLPTVDDKLVQQSVSQILQSIWEQDFLRNSYGYRPNKSAHQAVHSLTLNLQFKGYGYIVEADIKGFFDNLDHEWLMAMLEQRIDDKAILNLINQWLKARIKSPDGVFTKPLSGSPQGGIISPVLANIYLHYALDLWFEKKVKPRMKGRAMMIRYADDFVCAFQFAHDAERFYKVLPKRLKKFNLDVAEDKTSLMRFSRFHIGRKRHFVFLGFEFYWGRDSKGKARLRRRTAVKKQKATLSEYYQWIKAKRSLKLSIWLPQLKRKLTGFRNYFGLPDNSRSLSYLYDYVLHNLYKWLNRRSGRRSYNWSNFKKMLEYFRIESPKVNKRLVLIDWY, encoded by the coding sequence ATGATAACCACACTTAATGCCATCGCATTTAAAGCACAAACCCACCCCAAGCACAGGTTTCAGAATTTATATGGACTACTAAATACTGACAGCCTGTATCAAAGCTGGGGGCAACTCAATAAGCAAGCGAAGCCAGGTATCGATGGCATTACCATGCCTAAGTACCGAGATAAGCTGATAGAAAATATCGACCGTTTAGGTCAGCAACTCAAACAGAAATGTTATCGAGTTAATGACATCAAACGGATCTTCATTCCTAAATCGAACGGTAAATTACGCCCTTTAGGCCTACCAACGGTAGATGACAAGCTAGTGCAACAAAGTGTCAGTCAGATCCTGCAAAGCATCTGGGAACAAGACTTTTTGCGTAATAGCTATGGTTATCGACCGAATAAAAGTGCGCATCAAGCGGTGCATAGTTTAACGCTCAATCTGCAATTTAAAGGTTATGGTTATATTGTTGAAGCTGATATTAAAGGCTTCTTTGACAACCTTGATCACGAATGGCTGATGGCTATGCTCGAGCAACGAATTGATGACAAGGCGATACTTAATTTAATAAACCAATGGTTAAAAGCACGAATAAAATCCCCTGATGGTGTCTTTACTAAGCCATTAAGTGGTAGCCCACAAGGTGGCATTATCAGCCCTGTGTTAGCTAATATTTATTTGCATTATGCGCTAGACCTTTGGTTTGAAAAGAAAGTGAAGCCAAGGATGAAAGGCCGAGCAATGATGATCCGTTATGCGGATGATTTTGTTTGTGCGTTTCAGTTTGCACATGATGCTGAACGCTTTTATAAGGTTTTGCCGAAACGATTAAAGAAATTCAACCTAGACGTCGCAGAAGATAAAACATCATTGATGCGATTTAGCCGCTTTCATATTGGGCGAAAACGTCATTTTGTATTTCTTGGATTTGAGTTTTACTGGGGCAGAGATTCGAAAGGTAAAGCAAGACTCAGACGACGAACCGCTGTGAAGAAGCAGAAGGCGACGTTGAGCGAGTATTATCAATGGATTAAAGCCAAGCGCTCATTAAAACTGAGTATTTGGCTTCCGCAGTTAAAACGTAAATTAACAGGGTTTAGAAACTATTTTGGTCTTCCCGACAACAGCCGAAGCCTGAGCTACTTATACGATTATGTTCTGCATAACTTGTACAAATGGTTGAATAGGCGTAGTGGACGGCGAAGTTATAACTGGAGTAATTTCAAGAAGATGTTAGAGTATTTTAGAATTGAGAGTCCAAAGGTCAACAAGCGTTTGGTGTTGATTGATTGGTACTAG
- a CDS encoding Gfo/Idh/MocA family protein, with product MSKTINWGILGTSFISGVMADAIKAQGQSQIYAVAGRNTTTLAEFAAQYDIAHQFTDFDALINDPLVDVIYIALPNHLHHEYVIKAANTGKAILCEKSLSVDMPSTIASLDAVKQNKVFFLEGLMYLAHPLIQQLSQTLASGVIGEVKSIRGQYCAAISQFVNPASLGALFNLGCYPASLMQLVMQQQFGNNISQQYQLQATGRRGQDGNICESTAIVTYSNGVQCHLHTAEDYGLHAGFTILGSLGSIEFTSNPWLPEAQGNHFSVRLYEQDAEVVNVEAKGNGFYYQVEAVLVALDNKQYTVPRPLAQLQDSHDIMQILTTWHQAALKSCAVDHTTKG from the coding sequence ATGAGCAAAACCATAAACTGGGGTATTTTAGGCACCAGCTTTATTTCTGGTGTGATGGCCGATGCGATAAAAGCACAAGGCCAAAGTCAGATATATGCAGTAGCAGGCCGTAACACCACAACGTTAGCCGAGTTTGCAGCGCAATATGATATCGCACATCAATTTACTGATTTCGATGCATTAATTAACGATCCGCTGGTAGATGTGATTTACATTGCCCTGCCTAATCATTTGCACCACGAATATGTGATAAAAGCGGCCAATACCGGTAAAGCCATTTTATGTGAAAAGTCGCTGTCGGTAGATATGCCATCTACCATTGCCAGTCTTGATGCTGTTAAGCAAAACAAAGTGTTCTTTTTAGAAGGGCTAATGTATCTTGCACATCCACTTATACAGCAGTTAAGCCAAACCTTAGCGTCTGGCGTTATTGGTGAAGTAAAAAGTATTCGTGGCCAGTATTGCGCTGCCATCAGCCAATTTGTTAATCCAGCAAGTCTTGGCGCGCTGTTTAATCTCGGTTGCTACCCGGCATCATTAATGCAACTCGTCATGCAGCAACAATTTGGCAATAACATCAGCCAACAATATCAACTACAGGCAACAGGCCGACGTGGGCAAGATGGTAATATTTGTGAATCAACCGCTATAGTCACTTACTCAAATGGCGTGCAATGCCATTTACACACAGCTGAAGATTATGGCTTACACGCCGGATTTACCATTTTAGGCAGCTTAGGAAGCATTGAGTTCACCTCAAATCCCTGGTTACCAGAAGCTCAGGGTAATCATTTTTCGGTGAGGTTATATGAGCAAGATGCAGAAGTTGTGAACGTTGAAGCCAAAGGCAATGGTTTTTACTACCAGGTAGAAGCGGTGCTAGTGGCCCTAGACAATAAGCAATACACAGTGCCAAGGCCATTAGCACAACTGCAAGATTCACACGATATTATGCAAATACTAACCACTTGGCATCAAGCGGCTTTAAAAAGCTGCGCTGTAGACCACACCACTAAAGGCTAA
- a CDS encoding SirB2 family protein: MYMIVKHAHLTIIAITFLFFMINFVLTMKGSDKVNHKLLKVGPHVLYTLFICTFIYLVVVNPLNLYPFVNGWASSKLGGFVLYVLSITFALKWAKSTPWRIVGLISTIFWLAMTARLGFADHLKSKGIEEGANIFYNLGKPMLTAIC, encoded by the coding sequence ATGTACATGATAGTTAAGCACGCTCACCTAACAATAATTGCGATTACATTTCTATTTTTTATGATTAACTTTGTGTTAACGATGAAAGGGTCTGACAAGGTCAATCATAAACTACTAAAAGTAGGCCCGCATGTTTTATATACTCTCTTTATCTGCACCTTTATTTATCTGGTTGTAGTAAATCCACTTAACCTGTACCCCTTTGTGAATGGTTGGGCATCATCTAAATTAGGTGGTTTCGTACTGTATGTGCTCTCTATTACTTTTGCACTTAAGTGGGCCAAGTCAACACCGTGGCGCATTGTCGGCTTAATCAGCACAATATTTTGGTTAGCAATGACTGCACGACTGGGTTTTGCCGACCACCTTAAATCAAAAGGAATTGAAGAAGGTGCTAATATTTTTTATAACTTAGGCAAGCCTATGCTAACAGCGATTTGCTAA
- a CDS encoding NUDIX hydrolase, whose protein sequence is MAFNDLFRLSSHAVITNEDGQVLLLKANYGDKHWGLPGGGLDPNETIHQALQRECIEELGCEVDVQYLSGVYFHSAYQSQAFIFRCELPESAQIMLSDEHSDYAYFAVADLSAVQQQRINDCLAFSGVVYSAAF, encoded by the coding sequence ATGGCGTTTAATGACTTATTTAGGCTCAGTTCCCATGCGGTAATCACTAATGAAGATGGTCAAGTGTTGTTATTAAAAGCCAATTATGGCGACAAACATTGGGGTTTACCGGGTGGTGGGCTAGACCCTAATGAAACCATTCATCAAGCACTGCAGCGTGAATGTATAGAAGAGCTTGGCTGTGAGGTGGATGTGCAATATCTGTCTGGAGTGTATTTTCACAGTGCGTATCAATCGCAAGCGTTTATCTTTCGCTGTGAATTACCGGAGTCAGCTCAAATAATGTTAAGCGATGAACACAGCGATTACGCTTATTTCGCTGTTGCTGATTTGTCTGCGGTGCAGCAACAACGAATAAACGATTGCTTAGCCTTTAGTGGTGTGGTCTACAGCGCAGCTTTTTAA
- a CDS encoding putative quinol monooxygenase, translating into MDYKLDQAGIFITAEIHIKDDVPLDQGLAAIRQFCADMNSEPGCSLAMATQHKTNPKHFVFWERYDNQAAFDAHFAAPHTQAFIQAGLTELKQAFDYQRLTS; encoded by the coding sequence ATTACCGCTGAGATTCACATTAAAGATGACGTACCGTTAGACCAAGGCCTTGCTGCAATCCGTCAATTTTGTGCAGACATGAATAGCGAACCAGGCTGCTCACTTGCAATGGCAACCCAACATAAAACTAACCCTAAACATTTTGTATTTTGGGAACGTTATGACAATCAAGCAGCATTTGACGCCCACTTTGCTGCACCTCACACTCAAGCCTTTATTCAAGCTGGGTTAACCGAGCTAAAACAAGCCTTTGACTATCAACGCTTAACCTCTTAG